A stretch of Faecalibacterium duncaniae DNA encodes these proteins:
- a CDS encoding MarR family winged helix-turn-helix transcriptional regulator, whose translation MRELNPSVEFANKTGLVYSAVCKPLCQKLHLPQTAFDILMFLANNPNYTTARDIVEVRHIKANLVSVNVDKLVQEGFLERRPVPGDRRKTELACTEKAQSIIEQGRRMQDDFIRRLMAGLEEEKLEIFFEVIDTMNENLDAILEGEK comes from the coding sequence ATGCGTGAGCTGAACCCCAGTGTGGAATTTGCCAACAAGACGGGCCTTGTGTACAGCGCCGTCTGCAAGCCGCTGTGCCAGAAGCTGCATCTGCCGCAGACAGCGTTTGATATCCTGATGTTCCTTGCCAACAACCCCAACTACACGACCGCCCGCGATATCGTGGAGGTGCGCCACATCAAGGCGAACCTTGTCTCGGTGAATGTGGACAAGCTGGTGCAGGAGGGCTTTCTGGAGCGCCGCCCGGTACCGGGTGACCGCCGCAAAACGGAGCTTGCCTGCACCGAAAAGGCGCAGTCCATCATCGAACAGGGCCGCAGGATGCAGGATGATTTCATCCGCCGCCTGATGGCAGGGCTGGAGGAAGAAAAACTCGAGATATTTTTTGAAGTCATCGATACGATGAACGAAAATCTGGATGCGATCCTAGAAGGAGAAAAATAA